The DNA region atgcgaaaatggcatcttttgaatgtgtacttatagaagtttaaattgtatccctaactgtctttagtacttatctaaaggaatgttcaaaaaaaaataaaaaatttactgttctgatatgagtttcaagactggtaatgcccctttatctattccggcgacggatacgggattggggtgttacaattaatgtGCATGTATAAGTTTTTTAGCTAATGTTTGGTTTGTCACTTTTTGCTGTGGCGATATGAAGCATGTGCATGATCATAAACATAGTCCAGCTTGGAGGATTTTTCATTTTCTGCTTAATATAATAGTTACTTCATTCATATGAAATCTTTATCTGTTTTCGCTGTgtaaaaattcactattttaacTCTTCTTTCTCCGTTTTTGAACTGCTTCATGTTACATAATTGTTGCCTGTTTAAAATtggttttgatgtatatatattagtgTTGAACTGTGGGGTGGGTGGgtttttatatcatattttaaagAGAAATAATTCATTTactaagtaatttaatttttaatttttaaatagaagaggtaagttaaaaaaaaattataaatttgctTAAACAAGATAAAAGAGgcaagttaataatttttttaagtttatagtgtatttgatatactatatttttttaaatttattttgtgtaataaaatattttttttaaaaaaaataagtcgaGTGAAGTTTAATTTGggtttaacatatataatttaaactaaatttaaaaataaatttatgtcatTTTTGAGTTAGACTGAGCCTATCAATCAGGCTTAACATTTTGGTCGGGCCTAACTCAGCCCATAAATGGATCTAATTGATGTTGATTCTTTTCTCTAGTACTTTCTCTAGTTTCTCCTCCAAAAATATatagtaattgaataaattttttttcaaacttctAGCCCGATCCGATGACAAAGTAACTGGCCCAAGGAATCTAAATAAACACTTCTCTATGGAAAGAGGTTCGGCCCATATCTTGTCTTTAGATGCAACAAAAAGATCGAAAGAGTTCTGTTCTGTTGTGGGGTTCCTGAGTTTTGTGTTCGTTCGGAGAAATCAGATTGTgaggaaaaaaggaaagaaaagaggttTTGGGAGATTGGAAGAATGGGGACAAGAGAAGTATATGAGGAAAAGCTAAGGAATGGAAATCTGCACCACGATCCAACCATCAACCCTGGCTTAGGTTCCGCTCGTTGTCCTCGTTGCCTTTCTCTCTTACACCCTGATTCCGTAATCCCTTCATCTctattcttcttttttctttttttctcaagGTTTTAACTattgaattttgtttttcttttattaatttgtaattcttttgcaggACAAAGCTGAATGGACAATTACTTCAGTTTTGGAGGATGCCACTGCAGTGGTCCGTTTCTTTTCTCCCtcttttgttttacttgttgGAAGAAACATAAATAATAACCCCCCAATGCTCTAATTTGTAGTTTAGGGCTACTTGCATGGTATAATTGGCCCTTTTGCTTACTAGAAGTTTCATGGTTTTTTTTATCTTCATCCTGGAAAGCTGTAAACTTTTAGATGAGTTTTCAAAACTATTATATCCTAGCTTAGACTAGTTACCAAGTTTTAccatgattaaccttttatgtcTATTAGGAATATACAGTTTTACTGgcctcaaatatatatattcaatctGGAGATTTCGTGTTTAAATCTTGAGGAGACAGATTTTGGGATTTGTGGGATGTGAGACTGCTACCTCCTCAAGGTGGAGCTCCAATGGTTTATTTTTCTTGGtaacagagaaagaaaaaaaagacaactttagaatatgaatatatgtttGTTGGATATATACATATAGTTGACACCCATTCCAATCCTTGTAACATAGGGTTTCTACTGTCAATGCAAGTAGAAACATGCCTTttgaagtttgaaaaaaaaattgtttgcgTAACTGAATCATTAGATGCTATCTTCTGATATCATTATCAAATCAATgtatgtgattttgatatgttCGAACACTTAAATAATGTTATTTGTACTGTTAAAGTATGTGCAGTAATTGAGAATTGTAGCACTAGCTCTTTTcaagttgtatgtttctcagagaTAGTAAAAAACTACGGTTACTTTTAGTCTAGTCTATTAAGCTGCTTCTTGCTCTAATTCAGTGTGGAATCATTTGGCATTTagattcttatgcctttcaaGAACAGCTCAGAGTATGGCAAGATCACCAAATTGAAATCTTGTCCAAAAAATTCACGTTTTGAATGAGATAGTATGGATCACAATCCTAAAGTTACCATAATTTTAAGTTAATGTGCCGAAAGATTGTTGATTATTACAACATTTGTTGCATTTTCTGTTTCAAATAGGCTGGCTCTGGTATCGGGGGAATGCTTAGTGCAGTACATGGCTTTAATACTGGTATTATTGGACTCCGTTTGTCTTCACTGACTTTTACTTTTGTGTGCACATCTCTTACGGTTTTTTATTTTCAGGGATCCCTTTCCTTCAGAATCACATCAAGGGACCTAAGTGGCTCCCTTTTGTAACTGGGGTATGCCATTTCTTTGTTCTAAATTGCATTTCCAATCCTTTCAATCTGCGACAAATCTCAAACATATTTTCCCCTTTTCATGGCTGGTagagaacttttatttttatcttcttaaagctcacttaatttaattctatGATCTTTTTTGACAGATTCCTCTGCTGTTAATGTTTTCTGGCGCCAGTGCAGCTTTTGGAGGTATAAGTTTGCTCTTTCACTCTAGTCGTAAAGTAGCTTATGTAGTTCTCAGTTTGGAAATAAAGCATGATCACATTTGTGCAAATTTTATCCTTCATTGAGCTGAATCTATTTGCTGCAGCTTTTAGTGGAAAGTGATGTGAGATATTTACAATGTACATCATAATCTTTATGAAGTCCTCTAAATAAATGATGGTCCTATTGTTGAATGTTGAGTACTTCTAAAATTATATAGTATGTTCAGTTTGCATTGCTGCAATATCAGCAGCAGGTAATGTGACAGTTTAATGGTGCAGCACCGTCAAATTGTTCCTATTTGCATACACATGTTTTTGCCATCCGCTCCAAGTAGGAAAGAACAGCAGCAAATATTATAACAGATAAACCCATTAATATGGTTTAGAAAATATTACAATAAGTCTTTATCATAACTATTattaataaaaagataattttattccTTTGTCAAAAAATAAGTGGTAACCATTTAAGTATACTGGTATTCTCCCTTTTGAATTGCTCTGCTATTTGCATCCCCTTTTAACCTACACACTTACCTTGCATGTTATGGCCTTGAGTAGAGTGTGCAATGTTTGGCAAGTAATTTAGTTTTGTCTATGAGTTCCGTATGTCATTGGATTAATTATTTAGTAGAAAAAGCTAAATAAGTTGTGGGCTGCTATTGTCTATCAAAGCATTTAGCGGTTGGTTTCTTGCAGTTGTTACTCGTGTCTTAAGTCCATCTCCTCAAACCTTTCTTGCCTTATCCTATATTGACCTTTAAGATCTTTAGAAGTTGCATGCATTTGTTTTTCTTGTGAAATTTGAGAGTATTAGGCACCTTGGCTTCATTTTCATGTCTTGTGGTTATGGTGCTTTTCTTCTGTAGCGATTTGATTGTACTGCCTTTCTTACtctaaaaaaaaaggggggggatTTAATTTGACTGCATTTACAAGTGAATTTTAGTCGAATGACTATTCTTGAGTAGCAGCAATCTAGAGAACTAGAATGTATTGTTAATGATTTTCCACTTTCTTGTGTTTGTGTGATGTGTATAGACTATAATTTGCAATTGATACGAGTTTGTAGGTTATGCACTTCCAAAGTTTGCTCAGCTCACTGTCACTTCCTATTATGCTGCCTCTAGTGCCTCGCATTATGGAATTTCACTCCTCACGCGACACATTGAAGATGCATATGCTACTCAACAAGAAAGGCTAAGATGAATCCTTAATCATGCATTTACTCAAGATTCTAC from Gossypium hirsutum isolate 1008001.06 chromosome A04, Gossypium_hirsutum_v2.1, whole genome shotgun sequence includes:
- the LOC121203633 gene encoding uncharacterized protein isoform X2 — encoded protein: MGTREVYEEKLRNGNLHHDPTINPGLGSARCPRCLSLLHPDSDKAEWTITSVLEDATAVAGSGIGGMLSAVHGFNTGIPFLQNHIKGPKWLPFVTGIPLLLMFSGASAAFGVPRIMEFHSSRDTLKMHMLLNKKG
- the LOC121203633 gene encoding uncharacterized protein isoform X1, which encodes MGTREVYEEKLRNGNLHHDPTINPGLGSARCPRCLSLLHPDSDKAEWTITSVLEDATAVAGSGIGGMLSAVHGFNTGIPFLQNHIKGPKWLPFVTGIPLLLMFSGASAAFGGYALPKFAQLTVTSYYAASSASHYGISLLTRHIEDAYATQQERLR